Proteins from a genomic interval of Neodiprion lecontei isolate iyNeoLeco1 chromosome 2, iyNeoLeco1.1, whole genome shotgun sequence:
- the LOC107223890 gene encoding YEATS domain-containing protein 4 isoform X1 has product MATASEFGPDSGGRVKGLTIVKPIVYGNVARYFGKKREEDGHTHQWTVYVKPYNNEDMSTYVKKVHFKLHESYNNPNRIVTKPPYELTETGWGEFEIVIKIYFHDPNERPVTIYHILKLFQSTPEIQLGKKSLVSEFYEEIVFQDPTALMQHLLSSSRPMTLGVWRHDNDFEAKKQSTLQEIVEAKNKIRGEVTELKEKLTLAKETIAKFKEEISKISKTNGGLSIS; this is encoded by the exons ATGGCAACAGCTAGTGAATTTGGACCGGATTCAGGTGGAAGAGTCAAG ggTCTCACCATTGTGAAGCCCATCGTCTATGGAAATGTGGCTCGATATTTTGGTAAAAAGCGAGAGGAGGATGGCCACACGCATCAGTGGACTGTTTACGTTAAGCCGTACAACAACGAGGATATGTCGAcatatgtgaaaaaagttcACTTCAAGCTACATGAAAGTTATAATAATCCAAACAGAATCGTGACCAAGCCACCTTACGAATTGACTGAGACAGGATGGGGGGAATTTGAAATCGTCATTAAGATCTATTTCCACGACCCAAACGAGAGGCCG GTGACTATTTATCATATATTGAAGCTATTCCAATCGACACCAGAAATACAGTTAGGCAAAAAGAGTTTAGTTTCTGAATTTTACGAAGAAATAGTCTTTCAGGATCCAACAGCTTTAATGCAGCATTTGCTAAGTTCTTCCAGGCCTATGACACTGGGTGTTTGGCGCCATGATAATGATT tCGAAGCCAAAAAACAGTCAACCCTTCAAGAGATTGTGGAGgccaaaaataaaatcaggGGAGAGGTAACAGAGCTTAAGGAAAAACTAACATTGGCTAAAGAAACCATCGCCAAGTTCAAGGAAGAGATTTCTAAGATATCAAAAACAAACGGAGGTTTAAGTATTAGTTGA
- the LOC107223893 gene encoding telomere length and silencing protein 1 homolog isoform X2 → MMMILTVKERRGRLDEMKTIQKLRQRPHGVNIAGLALGEKVTADSTSDPFNVKNGGMVNMAALKNTKLKQPDDAYDTGIGTQFSAETNKRDEDEEMMKYIEEQLSKRKNKNPSTSDANGDGDGGSYCSPEEAALQAVPEHLRQSSTNRSEEMLSNQMLSGIPEVDLGIEAKIRNIEATEEAKLKLLWERHRKKDGPSQFVPTNMAVNFVQHNRFNIEDSEVQKGKRDAEERKRLAARNDDAKGKRKDNGEKATDDYHYERFKKQFRRF, encoded by the exons atgatgatgattctGACGGTGAAAGAGAGACG AGGTCGATTAGATGAGATGAAAACTATCCAGAAACTCCGTCAACGACCCCATGGTGTTAATATTGCTGGACTAGCGCTTGGTGAAAAAGTGACCGCAGATTCGACG TCTGATCCTTTCAACGTTAAAAATGGAGGAATGGTGAACATGGCAGCACTGAAAAATACGAAGCTTAAACAGCCTGACGATGCATATGATACTGGAATCGGAACACAGTTTAGTGccgaaacaaacaaacgagACGAAGATGAAGAAAT GATGAAGTACATTGAGGAACAGTTGTCGAagcgtaaaaacaaaaatcccaGCACAAGCGATGCCAATGGTGATGGAGACGGTGGTAGTTATTGCTCACCTGAAGAAGCAGCTCTACAAGCTGTACCTGAACACTTGCGACAAAGTTCAACTAATAGAAGCGAGGAAATGCTTTCGAATCAAATGCTGTCTGGCATACCAGAAGTTGACCTTGGGATAGA AGCCAAGATACGGAATATAGAAGCTACCGAAGAAGCGAAACTTAAACTGCTCTGGGAAAGACACAGGAAAAAGGATGGACCTTCTCAATTCGTTCCCACGAACATGGCTGTTAACTTCGTTCAACACAATCGAT tcaATATTGAAGACTCCGAAGTACAGAAGGGAAAGCGAGACGCTGAGGAAAGAAAGAGACTCGCAGCTCGGAACGACGATGCTAAAGGAAAGCGGAAAGATAATGGAGAAAAAGCAACGGACGATTATCATTACGAACGATTCAAGAAACAGTTTCGtagattttaa
- the LOC107223890 gene encoding YEATS domain-containing protein 4 isoform X2 — translation MATASEFGPDSGGRVKGLTIVKPIVYGNVARYFGKKREEDGHTHQWTVYVKPYNNEDMSTYVKKVHFKLHESYNNPNRIVTKPPYELTETGWGEFEIVIKIYFHDPNERPDPTALMQHLLSSSRPMTLGVWRHDNDFEAKKQSTLQEIVEAKNKIRGEVTELKEKLTLAKETIAKFKEEISKISKTNGGLSIS, via the exons ATGGCAACAGCTAGTGAATTTGGACCGGATTCAGGTGGAAGAGTCAAG ggTCTCACCATTGTGAAGCCCATCGTCTATGGAAATGTGGCTCGATATTTTGGTAAAAAGCGAGAGGAGGATGGCCACACGCATCAGTGGACTGTTTACGTTAAGCCGTACAACAACGAGGATATGTCGAcatatgtgaaaaaagttcACTTCAAGCTACATGAAAGTTATAATAATCCAAACAGAATCGTGACCAAGCCACCTTACGAATTGACTGAGACAGGATGGGGGGAATTTGAAATCGTCATTAAGATCTATTTCCACGACCCAAACGAGAGGCCG GATCCAACAGCTTTAATGCAGCATTTGCTAAGTTCTTCCAGGCCTATGACACTGGGTGTTTGGCGCCATGATAATGATT tCGAAGCCAAAAAACAGTCAACCCTTCAAGAGATTGTGGAGgccaaaaataaaatcaggGGAGAGGTAACAGAGCTTAAGGAAAAACTAACATTGGCTAAAGAAACCATCGCCAAGTTCAAGGAAGAGATTTCTAAGATATCAAAAACAAACGGAGGTTTAAGTATTAGTTGA
- the LOC107223893 gene encoding telomere length and silencing protein 1 homolog isoform X1 has translation MSGTEESTSKIQFKKKKVKSLRKRAGSSDDDDSDGERETVRGRLDEMKTIQKLRQRPHGVNIAGLALGEKVTADSTSDPFNVKNGGMVNMAALKNTKLKQPDDAYDTGIGTQFSAETNKRDEDEEMMKYIEEQLSKRKNKNPSTSDANGDGDGGSYCSPEEAALQAVPEHLRQSSTNRSEEMLSNQMLSGIPEVDLGIEAKIRNIEATEEAKLKLLWERHRKKDGPSQFVPTNMAVNFVQHNRFNIEDSEVQKGKRDAEERKRLAARNDDAKGKRKDNGEKATDDYHYERFKKQFRRF, from the exons ATGTCAGGCACCGAGGAGTCTACGAGCAAGATACaatttaagaagaaaaaagttaaatcGTTAAGGAAACGAGCTGGATCTtctgatgatgatgattctGACGGTGAAAGAGAGACGGTAAG AGGTCGATTAGATGAGATGAAAACTATCCAGAAACTCCGTCAACGACCCCATGGTGTTAATATTGCTGGACTAGCGCTTGGTGAAAAAGTGACCGCAGATTCGACG TCTGATCCTTTCAACGTTAAAAATGGAGGAATGGTGAACATGGCAGCACTGAAAAATACGAAGCTTAAACAGCCTGACGATGCATATGATACTGGAATCGGAACACAGTTTAGTGccgaaacaaacaaacgagACGAAGATGAAGAAAT GATGAAGTACATTGAGGAACAGTTGTCGAagcgtaaaaacaaaaatcccaGCACAAGCGATGCCAATGGTGATGGAGACGGTGGTAGTTATTGCTCACCTGAAGAAGCAGCTCTACAAGCTGTACCTGAACACTTGCGACAAAGTTCAACTAATAGAAGCGAGGAAATGCTTTCGAATCAAATGCTGTCTGGCATACCAGAAGTTGACCTTGGGATAGA AGCCAAGATACGGAATATAGAAGCTACCGAAGAAGCGAAACTTAAACTGCTCTGGGAAAGACACAGGAAAAAGGATGGACCTTCTCAATTCGTTCCCACGAACATGGCTGTTAACTTCGTTCAACACAATCGAT tcaATATTGAAGACTCCGAAGTACAGAAGGGAAAGCGAGACGCTGAGGAAAGAAAGAGACTCGCAGCTCGGAACGACGATGCTAAAGGAAAGCGGAAAGATAATGGAGAAAAAGCAACGGACGATTATCATTACGAACGATTCAAGAAACAGTTTCGtagattttaa